The Phycisphaeraceae bacterium genome segment GAGGAACTCGTGACCGAGCAGGCGGCGGGGTTTCCTCGCGCCAACGCCGGCGCGCTCGACGGACCTGAGCGATGATGACGCAGTCATGACGCCTCAGCGGAACACCACGCCCACGCTCATCGGGCTGCTCTCCGACTCTCACGGCCACGCGGCCATCACGCACGAGGCCGTGACGCGCCTGATCGACGCCGGCGCCGGCACACTCATCCATCTCGGCGACATCGGTTCCGTGGAGGTGCTCGACGCCCTCGCCGGCCACGACGCCCACATCGTCTTCGGCAACTGCGACTGGGAAGCGAGCGCCCTGGCGCGATACGCCCGCGGGCTGGACATCGCCGTGCATGATCCGGCGGGCTGGATCGAGTACGGCGGCAAGTCCCTGGCGTTCACCCACGGACATCTGGACGGCGTCGTGCGGCAGGTGCTGGAGCG includes the following:
- a CDS encoding metallophosphoesterase family protein, with translation MTPQRNTTPTLIGLLSDSHGHAAITHEAVTRLIDAGAGTLIHLGDIGSVEVLDALAGHDAHIVFGNCDWEASALARYARGLDIAVHDPAGWIEYGGKSLAFTHGHLDGVVRQVLERKPDYFLHGHTHLVRDERHEGTRIINPGALHRAKRHTVALLDAAADTVQFIEIPR